Proteins co-encoded in one Thermodesulfovibrionales bacterium genomic window:
- a CDS encoding protein-glutamate O-methyltransferase CheR: MENQVLNLRSSDFGLTDEVFALFSELIYRSSGIRLTKQKKNLLISRLLKRIRALGVDGFYNYYRLVRSDQSELIHMLNCIATNTTRFFREEYHFKFLEEIGIPEFINRRNINIWSAGCSTGEEPYSIAISVSEALSKYRGLKPEVMILGTDISTSAIDFAKRGIYEEDQMPDNTPDRILKKYFLKGVGEYSGRIMVKEHLRNMVHFERLNLKDRIYPLRRDFHFIFCRNVMIYFSSEMKEHVISQFYNHLVDGGYLFLGHSEAILNRKGFIPVYISVYRKVRS, encoded by the coding sequence ATGGAAAATCAGGTGCTCAATTTGAGGAGTTCTGATTTTGGTCTGACTGATGAGGTTTTTGCCCTCTTTTCTGAACTGATATACAGGTCGTCTGGTATAAGGCTTACAAAACAGAAGAAGAATCTTCTTATTTCCAGACTCCTTAAGAGGATCCGGGCTCTCGGGGTGGATGGTTTTTATAATTACTACAGGCTCGTAAGAAGTGACCAGTCAGAGCTTATCCATATGCTTAACTGCATAGCAACAAATACAACAAGATTTTTCAGAGAAGAATACCACTTTAAATTTCTTGAGGAGATCGGGATTCCAGAATTCATAAACAGAAGAAATATTAATATATGGAGTGCAGGTTGTTCCACAGGTGAAGAACCCTATTCAATTGCCATATCTGTCTCCGAAGCCCTAAGTAAATACAGGGGATTAAAACCAGAGGTAATGATCCTAGGAACAGATATCTCTACCTCTGCAATTGATTTTGCAAAGAGAGGTATATACGAAGAAGACCAGATGCCCGATAATACTCCTGACAGGATCTTAAAGAAATATTTTCTTAAAGGTGTGGGTGAATATTCGGGAAGGATAATGGTAAAGGAACATTTAAGGAACATGGTTCATTTTGAAAGGCTTAATCTCAAGGACAGGATTTATCCGCTAAGAAGGGATTTCCACTTCATATTCTGTAGGAATGTGATGATATATTTTTCTTCAGAAATGAAGGAGCATGTGATATCCCAGTTTTATAACCATCTTGTAGATGGTGGTTATCTCTTTCTAGGTCATTCAGAGGCAATTCTTAACAGAAAGGGTTTTATACCTGTATATATATCTGTCTATAGAAAGGTGCGATCTTAA
- a CDS encoding chemotaxis protein CheD has protein sequence MKKIILSVGNIAVSKTPALFETVLGSCVSVCLWDEVTGAGGMNHFMVPYSYDGAMNRGFYGPDSTVELIHRLLANGASISSMRAKIFGGGKLRDLNNLPNIGKKNIEVAKMILSEYGIPLVAELTQLTCGMKIQFYSSTGRVLLTKLL, from the coding sequence ATGAAGAAGATTATCCTTTCGGTGGGTAATATTGCTGTATCAAAGACTCCTGCTTTATTTGAGACAGTACTGGGCTCCTGTGTATCTGTATGCCTCTGGGATGAGGTAACAGGTGCTGGTGGTATGAATCACTTCATGGTGCCCTATTCCTATGATGGTGCCATGAACAGAGGTTTTTACGGACCTGACTCAACTGTGGAGCTCATACACCGCCTCCTTGCAAATGGAGCCTCTATAAGCAGTATGAGGGCAAAGATATTTGGTGGAGGCAAATTGAGGGACCTAAATAATCTTCCTAATATAGGAAAGAAGAATATAGAGGTTGCAAAGATGATTCTCTCAGAATACGGCATACCGCTCGTGGCTGAACTCACGCAGCTAACCTGTGGAATGAAGATTCAGTTTTATTCATCCACTGGCAGGGTCCTGCTTACTAAACTGCTTTAA